Proteins encoded within one genomic window of Sphingomonas sp. G-3-2-10:
- a CDS encoding sigma-70 family RNA polymerase sigma factor encodes MQANLMSPPFNSTAALGEPDDPSSGPGLEMIYRDERHALVRFITRYRSNAEDAGDVAQEAFLRLAQSERTRTEPIARPGAFLRQIARNLLRDRAKSAAGRGEVLSVPFDEQAISAANEVARLEARDSLARVEAVMRRMKPMTREIFMAHRLDGLSYGEIAERTGMSISGIEKQMAKAMTMLLRHADKD; translated from the coding sequence GTGCAGGCGAACCTGATGTCGCCTCCGTTCAACTCGACAGCGGCGCTTGGCGAGCCCGATGATCCATCGTCCGGCCCGGGATTGGAGATGATCTACCGCGATGAGCGCCACGCGCTCGTTCGCTTCATCACGCGCTATCGTTCCAACGCCGAGGATGCCGGCGATGTTGCGCAGGAGGCCTTCCTCCGTCTGGCCCAGAGCGAGCGGACACGGACCGAGCCGATCGCCCGCCCAGGCGCGTTTCTGCGGCAGATCGCGCGCAACCTGCTGCGGGACCGGGCGAAGAGCGCAGCGGGCCGAGGCGAGGTGCTGAGCGTCCCATTCGACGAACAAGCCATATCGGCAGCAAATGAAGTGGCCCGTCTCGAAGCACGCGATAGTCTTGCGCGCGTCGAGGCGGTAATGCGCCGGATGAAACCGATGACTCGAGAAATATTCATGGCGCATCGTCTGGACGGGCTTAGCTACGGCGAGATCGCCGAGCGCACCGGCATGTCGATATCGGGCATCGAGAAGCAGATGGCGAAGGCAATGACGATGCTGCTTCGGCACGCGGACAAGGACTGA
- a CDS encoding FecR domain-containing protein: protein MTSQAGVWFARMRGPDRERWRAEFERWRAADPAHRDAYDRAGEQWIDTGGLAGTEMGRNRRLPERRPPIWQMPGARPAFAAVALILAVLAGIWALREPGGDAGDGALVAAVEPQTTSVGEVRTMKLTDGTTVTLDTDSAVEVRLSADLRQVRLIRGRARFDVAHDAVRPFRVEAGGRTVTALGTLFDVGFEPGGVRVSLLRGSVDVRGLAPAGGVASVTRLAPGECFTDRLRRPEVVKVSPGLQQWVSGMLDFDGVPLGDVLEQTNRYSPRKIRLGDKSLAGLRVTGGFRPLPVDDLAAALAKAFSLRVEHGPQGDLILRRQ from the coding sequence GTGACCAGCCAGGCCGGGGTCTGGTTCGCGCGGATGCGGGGGCCCGATCGCGAGCGGTGGCGAGCGGAATTCGAACGCTGGCGCGCCGCCGACCCGGCGCACCGCGACGCCTATGACCGCGCTGGTGAGCAGTGGATCGACACCGGCGGCCTCGCAGGCACCGAGATGGGGCGCAATCGCCGCCTGCCCGAGCGGCGGCCTCCCATCTGGCAGATGCCCGGAGCACGCCCGGCCTTCGCTGCGGTCGCGCTGATCCTGGCCGTTCTTGCCGGCATCTGGGCTCTCCGGGAGCCGGGCGGCGATGCCGGGGATGGCGCGCTGGTGGCCGCGGTCGAGCCGCAGACGACCAGCGTGGGCGAGGTCCGCACCATGAAGCTCACTGACGGCACGACGGTGACGCTCGATACCGACAGCGCCGTTGAAGTCCGTCTGTCGGCCGACCTGCGGCAGGTCCGCCTGATCCGCGGCCGGGCGCGGTTCGATGTCGCGCATGACGCCGTGCGGCCGTTCCGGGTCGAAGCCGGCGGCCGCACCGTCACCGCGCTCGGGACATTGTTCGATGTCGGGTTTGAGCCGGGAGGCGTGCGGGTCAGCCTGCTTCGAGGCTCGGTCGATGTCCGAGGCCTCGCGCCTGCGGGGGGCGTGGCGTCGGTGACGCGGCTCGCGCCTGGCGAGTGCTTCACCGACCGCTTGCGGCGCCCTGAGGTGGTCAAGGTGTCGCCCGGGCTCCAGCAATGGGTCTCCGGCATGCTCGATTTCGACGGCGTGCCGCTGGGCGATGTGCTTGAGCAGACCAATCGTTATTCGCCCCGCAAGATCCGCCTCGGCGACAAGTCGCTCGCGGGCTTGCGCGTGACCGGCGGGTTTCGGCCCTTGCCCGTCGATGACCTCGCTGCAGCCCTGGCTAAGGCCTTTTCGCTGCGGGTCGAACATGGCCCGCAAGGTGACCTGATCCTCCGCCGCCAGTGA
- a CDS encoding TonB-dependent receptor, which yields MRIGKVSALALAGAATVMVAPVALAQEARQFDLPSQDLGASLRMVAQQSGIEVIAPTDLVAGHRAPALKGRFLPVEAVSQLLRGSRLRAVLVGSTLVVQRDDAPQEQDLAEGDGMILVTGTRIRGSGPVGVPVITIDRKAIDENGFSTTQQIVQSIPQNFSGGAIEGTSALITSAGNGNVSRGVGVNLRGLGQNSTLVLINGDRPPLGGFSGTFSDLSVIPASAIERVEIVPDGSSAIYGSDAVAGVVNVVTRNNFRGAESSFRIGTADGDAQEYQFSQLFGLRWSSGNAVVAYELYHRDNLSADDRPYISDDLRPFGGGDYRGNYSSPGTIAAGGVNFAIPRGQFGNGLTAAQLTRGAVNRGDGWVGADILPEQQRHSLFVSVSQDLTDNLRFYARGLATWRKFDVAVRSGTDSRRTVPVTNPYYVDPIGTRLPIGVNYSFVRDLGNERYRGDVLAYGGTAGIELTLGSWSVDAHGTWGRQVERYDYLNRVNSARLALALADTNPATAYNLLGDGPSTNPATIASIRGYTKRRWDALVWSGAVRADGPLFALPAGDVRLAIGGEYREDRYRDRENISYTSTLGPRTNALTPLPGPRIVKGAYAELRVPVFGEAMAVPLFRRLDLSAAVRTEDYSDFGSTTNPKVSLAWEPFGGVALRGSYGKSFRAPGVTELRQDPDTFGHFAYAVVDPQSPTGMSNIMVIRGNDPDLGPERATTWTLGADLKPDALPGLRASVTWFSVKYRDRIASVASSVTNYLINRDIYAPILTFNPSAAHIAELFASPYYLDLAGIPATAPILAIADARTRNLSIVKQTGLDLDLQYDLRLGGGDASIGGTATYIFGINQYLTATSAPVDVVDTVGNPIDLRVRGRATWTKGGFGAALFVNYADGYRNRTTSPEQRVSSWTTFDLNLSYSFQQGSGPLKGLRVALNASNLLDSDPPFVSYVVGTLAVGFDGENANPMGRFVALQVTKSW from the coding sequence ATGCGAATTGGAAAAGTGAGCGCACTTGCCTTGGCGGGGGCTGCGACGGTGATGGTTGCGCCGGTGGCGCTTGCGCAAGAAGCCCGGCAGTTCGACCTGCCGAGCCAGGACCTCGGCGCATCGCTGCGCATGGTCGCCCAGCAGTCGGGCATCGAGGTCATCGCGCCGACCGACCTCGTCGCCGGCCATCGCGCGCCAGCGCTCAAGGGGAGGTTCCTGCCCGTCGAGGCGGTGTCCCAGCTGCTGCGTGGGAGCCGGCTGCGCGCCGTCCTGGTGGGGAGCACGCTGGTCGTTCAGCGCGACGACGCGCCCCAGGAACAAGATCTCGCCGAGGGCGATGGAATGATCCTCGTCACCGGCACGCGAATCCGGGGCAGCGGTCCGGTCGGCGTGCCGGTCATTACCATCGACCGCAAGGCGATCGACGAGAACGGCTTTTCGACGACCCAGCAGATCGTCCAGTCGATTCCGCAGAACTTCAGCGGGGGCGCCATCGAGGGCACCAGCGCGCTGATCACCAGTGCCGGCAACGGCAATGTCAGCCGAGGGGTCGGGGTCAACCTCCGTGGACTAGGCCAGAACTCGACCCTGGTGCTGATCAACGGAGACCGTCCCCCGCTCGGAGGCTTTTCGGGCACCTTCTCCGACCTCTCGGTCATTCCCGCCTCCGCGATCGAGCGCGTGGAGATTGTGCCGGACGGCTCGTCGGCCATCTACGGTTCGGACGCGGTGGCGGGCGTCGTGAATGTCGTGACCCGCAATAATTTCCGCGGAGCTGAATCGAGCTTCCGCATCGGCACCGCCGATGGCGATGCGCAGGAGTATCAGTTCAGCCAGCTTTTCGGCCTGCGCTGGTCGAGTGGCAATGCGGTCGTCGCCTATGAACTTTATCACCGCGACAATCTCTCCGCCGATGACCGTCCCTATATCTCCGATGACCTTCGTCCCTTTGGCGGCGGAGATTATCGCGGCAATTATTCGAGCCCGGGCACCATCGCGGCGGGCGGCGTCAACTTCGCCATCCCGCGAGGCCAGTTCGGGAACGGGCTGACCGCGGCGCAGCTCACCCGCGGGGCTGTAAACCGCGGCGATGGCTGGGTCGGCGCCGACATCCTGCCGGAGCAACAGCGCCACTCGCTGTTCGTCTCGGTCAGTCAGGACCTGACCGATAATCTGCGCTTCTACGCGCGCGGGCTGGCGACATGGCGGAAGTTTGACGTGGCGGTGCGGAGCGGCACCGATTCCAGACGCACCGTCCCGGTGACCAACCCCTATTATGTCGATCCCATCGGTACGCGCCTGCCGATCGGCGTGAACTACAGCTTCGTGCGGGACCTCGGCAATGAACGCTATCGCGGCGATGTGCTCGCTTATGGCGGCACGGCCGGGATCGAGCTGACGCTCGGCAGCTGGTCGGTCGATGCGCACGGCACCTGGGGACGGCAGGTCGAGCGCTATGACTATCTCAACCGGGTCAACAGCGCGCGGCTGGCGCTCGCGCTCGCGGACACCAACCCCGCGACCGCGTATAATCTGCTAGGTGACGGGCCTTCGACAAATCCGGCTACGATCGCCTCGATCCGCGGCTACACCAAGAGGCGCTGGGACGCGCTTGTCTGGTCGGGAGCGGTGCGCGCCGATGGTCCGCTGTTCGCGCTACCGGCGGGCGACGTGCGTCTCGCTATCGGCGGTGAGTATCGGGAGGACCGCTACCGCGACCGTGAGAACATCTCCTATACATCCACGCTTGGACCACGCACCAATGCGCTGACGCCGCTTCCGGGGCCGCGGATCGTCAAGGGCGCCTATGCGGAGCTGCGCGTCCCGGTGTTCGGCGAAGCCATGGCGGTCCCCCTGTTCCGCCGTCTCGACCTGTCGGCCGCGGTGCGTACCGAGGACTATAGCGACTTCGGCAGCACGACGAATCCCAAGGTCAGCCTTGCCTGGGAGCCGTTCGGGGGCGTGGCGCTGCGCGGCAGCTACGGCAAATCGTTCCGCGCGCCTGGCGTGACCGAATTGCGCCAGGACCCCGACACGTTCGGGCACTTTGCCTATGCGGTGGTCGATCCGCAGTCCCCCACCGGCATGTCGAACATCATGGTGATCCGGGGAAACGACCCGGACCTGGGCCCGGAGCGCGCCACGACCTGGACGCTCGGCGCGGACCTTAAGCCAGATGCGCTGCCCGGCCTGCGGGCAAGCGTCACCTGGTTCAGCGTCAAGTATCGCGACCGGATCGCCTCGGTTGCGTCGAGCGTCACCAATTATCTCATCAACCGGGACATCTATGCGCCGATCCTGACCTTCAATCCTTCCGCTGCGCATATCGCCGAGCTGTTCGCGTCGCCTTACTATCTGGACCTGGCCGGTATCCCCGCGACTGCGCCGATCCTGGCGATCGCCGATGCGAGGACCCGCAACCTCTCGATCGTGAAACAGACCGGGCTCGACCTGGATCTGCAATATGATTTGCGCCTCGGCGGCGGCGACGCTTCGATCGGGGGCACCGCGACCTACATCTTCGGGATCAACCAGTATCTGACCGCGACCTCTGCTCCGGTCGACGTGGTCGATACCGTGGGCAACCCGATCGACCTCCGCGTTCGCGGGCGCGCGACCTGGACCAAGGGCGGGTTCGGCGCGGCGCTGTTCGTCAATTATGCGGACGGCTATCGCAACCGGACCACGTCTCCCGAGCAGCGCGTCTCGTCCTGGACGACCTTCGACCTCAACCTGAGCTACAGCTTCCAGCAAGGCTCGGGGCCGCTCAAAGGCCTGCGTGTGGCGCTCAATGCCAGCAACCTGCTCGACTCCGACCCGCCCTTTGTCAGCTATGTCGTCGGCACGCTTGCGGTCGGCTTCGACGGTGAGAATGCCAACCCGATGGGCCGCTTCGTAGCCCTGCAGGTCACCAAGTCATGGTGA